In the genome of Cucurbita pepo subsp. pepo cultivar mu-cu-16 unplaced genomic scaffold, ASM280686v2 Cp4.1_scaffold000139, whole genome shotgun sequence, one region contains:
- the LOC111784014 gene encoding uncharacterized protein LOC111784014 isoform X1: MMEAREVDEALKVLDSSLSRIKWRLKFPAKRRLQIDILALCTGMRPVVMIDYGGKMPELQQRLCSLLELIQKELHIFENLKVMIIEDMIYLIHVQGLGEHVQSGLNSNLTLLLVDIEQDPPKMLVDADQSPLGLQFKSIQKLFSSLFSLDETKNDPSSLLGEDRVTNTRSSFHGIYSQSSVIDLTKHLEHSEITLPTLNGWLLGYPIVYLFHKEHISEATYNLSAKPLHIFRLSVSRNDASTKGSQLEELLSFTVPYELSMGGAKEAWAEAFLASMQQKWERCSGVWGSLRMDVTECHAQAIVL; encoded by the exons ATGATGGAGGCAAGAGAAGTGGACGAAGCATTGAAGGTGTTAGACTCCTCTCTTTCTCGAATCAAATGGCGTCTCAAATTTCCAGCCAAGCGTCGCCTCCAAATAG ATATCTTAGCTCTGTGTACAGGAATGAGACCAGTTGTAATGATAGACTATGGTGGAAAGATGCCTGAACTGCAACAGCGGCTTTGTTCACTTCTAGAACTAATTCAAAAG GAATTACATATATTTGAGAATCTTAAGGTAATGATCATAGAGGATATGATATATCTGATACATGTGCAAGGACTTGGCGAGCATGTTCAATCAGGTTTAAATTCCAATTTAACACTGCTCCTTGTAGACATTGAACAGGATCCCCCCAAG ATGTTAGTAGATGCTGATCAAAGCCCACTGGGTTTGCAGTTTAAATCAATTCAAAAgttgttttcatctttattttctctag ATGAAACGAAAAATGACCCATCATCATTGCTCGGGGAAGACCGCGTAACGAATACCAGATCCTCTTTTCATGGGATTTATTCTCAGTCTTCTGTCATTGATCTTACTAAACATTTGGAACATTCTGAAATCACTCTGCCAACTTTAAATGG ATGGCTTCTTGGCTATCCAATTGTATACCTTTTTCACAAGGAGCACATATCTGAGGCTACTTACAATCTCTCTGCAAAGCCTCTTCACATCTTCAGACTATCAGTAAGCAG GAATGATGCCTCCACAAAAGGATCTCAGCTTGAAGAGCTTCTAAG TTTCACAGTGCCTTATGAACTGAGCATGGGAGGGGCGAAGGAGGCATGGGCGGAGGCATTTTTGGCAAGTATGCAGCAAAAGTGGGAGAGATGCAGTGGAGTGTGGGGTTCGTTGAGGATGGACGTTACGGAATGTCATGCACAGGCCATTGTCTTGTAA
- the LOC111784025 gene encoding DNA-(apurinic or apyrimidinic site) lyase, chloroplastic isoform X1 encodes MNSLFQFGFRSFLNPSSLAVNQSRFRIATLIPLQAVAMALNRPSLNLSTHNTTTGGTRKDTSLETNSSEIIVEENDSKVHIQSFKDDPSKIEAMTVQELRMTLRSVGILAKGRKHDLVIALQRFVENQTVGSVIDAVEDYRAQQTERDSNVSPSEGETEAAETKFLTPKKRQSAKSGCNPSRTKKKVSSEVDSSIVKHEHGVELMQKEPWTVLAHKKPQKGWIAYNPRTMRPKPLSKDTKSVKILSWNVNGLRALLKGFSAVELAEREDFDILCLQETKLQEKDVLEIKNSLMDGYHYTYWTCSVSKLGYSGTAIISRIEPISVRYGVGISEHDSEGRLVMVEFESFYLLNVYVPNSGDGLKRLSYRITQWDPSLSNYMKELEKLKPVILTGDLNCAHQEIDIYNPAGNRKSAGFTDEERQSFETSYLEKGFVDTFRQKYPDVVGYTYWGYRHGGRKTNRGWRLDYFLVSGTIAEKVHESYILPDVGGSDHCPIGLVLKL; translated from the exons atGAACTCACTATTCCAATTTGGGTTTCGGAGTTTCCTTAATCCCTCCAG CCTTGCAGTGAACCAGAGTAGGTTCAGAATTGCAACATTGATACCTTTGCAGGCAGTTGCAATGGCATTGAATCGACCCTCTCTAAATTTATCCACACACAATACAACCACCGGTGGGACAAGAAAAGATACAAGTCTGGAAACAAATTCCAGTGAGATTATTGTTGAG GAAAACGACAGTAAAGTGCACATTCAAAGTTTTAAGGATGACCCCTCGAAAATTGAAGCTATGACGGTTCAAGAACTGAGAATGACATTAAG AAGTGTAGGTATTCTAGCCAAAGGGCGTAAGCATGATCTTGTAATTGCGCTGCAACGTTTTGTGGAGAATCAAACAGTCG GCAGTGTTATTGATGCAGTCGAAGATTATAGAGCACAACAGACAGAGAGAGATTCAAATGTATCGCCTTCTGAAGGTGAAACTGAGGCCGCTGAAACGAAATTCTTAACACCAAAGAAGAGGCAGTCAGCTAAATCTG GTTGTAACCCATctagaacaaagaaaaaagtatcGTCAGAAGTTGATTCCAGCATCGTAAAGCATGAGCATGGAGTAGAGTTGATGCAAAAGGAGCCGTGGACTGTTCTTGCTCATAAGAAACCTCAAAAAGGTTGGATAGCATACAACCCTAGAACCATGAGGCCTAAACCTCTTTCCAAGGATACAAAATCTGTGAAAATTTTATCTTGGAATGTCAATGGGTTAAGAGCCTTACTCAAGGGATTTTCAGCCGTGGAATTAGCTGAAAGGGAAGACTTTGATATATTGTGTTTACAGGAAACCAAATTGCAG GAGAAGGACGTactagaaattaaaaactctCTCATGGATGGATATCATTATACCTATTGGACGTGCAGTGTTTCTAAACTTGGTTATTCTGGAACTGCAATCATATCCCGG ataGAGCCAATTTCAGTCAGATATGGTGTAGGCATATCAGAACATGATAGTGAAGGGCGGCTTGTGATGGTGGAATTTGAATCGTTTTATTTACTAAATGTTTATGTTCCCAATTCTGGAGACGGATTGAAGAGACTG TCATACAGAATTACCCAATGGGACCCATCTCTCAGTAATTATATGAAG GAGTTGGAAAAATTGAAGCCGGTGATTTTGACTGGTGATCTGAATTGTGCTCATCAAGAGATAGACATCTATAATCCTGCG GGAAACCGAAAAAGTGCTGGTTTCACAGACGAAGAAAGGCAATCGTTCGAGACGAGCTATTTGGAAAAGGGGTTTGTCGATACATTTAGACAAAAATACCCTGATGTTGTTGGGTATACATATTGGGGTTATCGTCATGGTGGACGCAAAACCAACAGAG GATGGAGACTCGACTATTTTCTTGTATCGGGAACAATAGCAGAGAAGGTGCACGAGTCTTACATACTCCCTGATGTGGGGGGCAGTGATCATTGCCCAATTGGCCTGGTTCTCAAGTTGTag
- the LOC111784014 gene encoding uncharacterized protein LOC111784014 isoform X2, with translation MMEAREVDEALKVLDSSLSRIKWRLKFPAKRRLQIDILALCTGMRPVVMIDYGGKMPELQQRLCSLLELIQKELHIFENLKVMIIEDMIYLIHVQGLGEHVQSGLNSNLTLLLVDIEQDPPKMLVDADQSPLGLQFKSIQKLFSSLFSLDETKNDPSSSLGEDCSSVIDLTKHLEHSEITLPTLNGWLLGYPIVYLFHKEHISEATYNLSAKPLHIFRLSVSRNDASTKGSQLEELLSFTVPYELSMGGAKEAWAEAFLASMQQKWERCSGVWGSLRMDVTECHAQAIVL, from the exons ATGATGGAGGCAAGAGAAGTGGACGAAGCATTGAAGGTGTTAGACTCCTCTCTTTCTCGAATCAAATGGCGTCTCAAATTTCCAGCCAAGCGTCGCCTCCAAATAG ATATCTTAGCTCTGTGTACAGGAATGAGACCAGTTGTAATGATAGACTATGGTGGAAAGATGCCTGAACTGCAACAGCGGCTTTGTTCACTTCTAGAACTAATTCAAAAG GAATTACATATATTTGAGAATCTTAAGGTAATGATCATAGAGGATATGATATATCTGATACATGTGCAAGGACTTGGCGAGCATGTTCAATCAGGTTTAAATTCCAATTTAACACTGCTCCTTGTAGACATTGAACAGGATCCCCCCAAG ATGTTAGTAGATGCTGATCAAAGCCCACTGGGTTTGCAGTTTAAATCAATTCAAAAgttgttttcatctttattttctctagATGAAACGAAAAATGACCCATCATCATCGCTCGGGGAAGACTGC TCTTCTGTCATTGATCTTACTAAACATTTGGAACATTCTGAAATCACTCTGCCAACTTTAAATGG ATGGCTTCTTGGCTATCCAATTGTATACCTTTTTCACAAGGAGCACATATCTGAGGCTACTTACAATCTCTCTGCAAAGCCTCTTCACATCTTCAGACTATCAGTAAGCAG GAATGATGCCTCCACAAAAGGATCTCAGCTTGAAGAGCTTCTAAG TTTCACAGTGCCTTATGAACTGAGCATGGGAGGGGCGAAGGAGGCATGGGCGGAGGCATTTTTGGCAAGTATGCAGCAAAAGTGGGAGAGATGCAGTGGAGTGTGGGGTTCGTTGAGGATGGACGTTACGGAATGTCATGCACAGGCCATTGTCTTGTAA
- the LOC111784025 gene encoding DNA-(apurinic or apyrimidinic site) lyase, chloroplastic isoform X2, giving the protein MALNRPSLNLSTHNTTTGGTRKDTSLETNSSEIIVEENDSKVHIQSFKDDPSKIEAMTVQELRMTLRSVGILAKGRKHDLVIALQRFVENQTVGSVIDAVEDYRAQQTERDSNVSPSEGETEAAETKFLTPKKRQSAKSGCNPSRTKKKVSSEVDSSIVKHEHGVELMQKEPWTVLAHKKPQKGWIAYNPRTMRPKPLSKDTKSVKILSWNVNGLRALLKGFSAVELAEREDFDILCLQETKLQEKDVLEIKNSLMDGYHYTYWTCSVSKLGYSGTAIISRIEPISVRYGVGISEHDSEGRLVMVEFESFYLLNVYVPNSGDGLKRLSYRITQWDPSLSNYMKELEKLKPVILTGDLNCAHQEIDIYNPAGNRKSAGFTDEERQSFETSYLEKGFVDTFRQKYPDVVGYTYWGYRHGGRKTNRGWRLDYFLVSGTIAEKVHESYILPDVGGSDHCPIGLVLKL; this is encoded by the exons ATGGCATTGAATCGACCCTCTCTAAATTTATCCACACACAATACAACCACCGGTGGGACAAGAAAAGATACAAGTCTGGAAACAAATTCCAGTGAGATTATTGTTGAG GAAAACGACAGTAAAGTGCACATTCAAAGTTTTAAGGATGACCCCTCGAAAATTGAAGCTATGACGGTTCAAGAACTGAGAATGACATTAAG AAGTGTAGGTATTCTAGCCAAAGGGCGTAAGCATGATCTTGTAATTGCGCTGCAACGTTTTGTGGAGAATCAAACAGTCG GCAGTGTTATTGATGCAGTCGAAGATTATAGAGCACAACAGACAGAGAGAGATTCAAATGTATCGCCTTCTGAAGGTGAAACTGAGGCCGCTGAAACGAAATTCTTAACACCAAAGAAGAGGCAGTCAGCTAAATCTG GTTGTAACCCATctagaacaaagaaaaaagtatcGTCAGAAGTTGATTCCAGCATCGTAAAGCATGAGCATGGAGTAGAGTTGATGCAAAAGGAGCCGTGGACTGTTCTTGCTCATAAGAAACCTCAAAAAGGTTGGATAGCATACAACCCTAGAACCATGAGGCCTAAACCTCTTTCCAAGGATACAAAATCTGTGAAAATTTTATCTTGGAATGTCAATGGGTTAAGAGCCTTACTCAAGGGATTTTCAGCCGTGGAATTAGCTGAAAGGGAAGACTTTGATATATTGTGTTTACAGGAAACCAAATTGCAG GAGAAGGACGTactagaaattaaaaactctCTCATGGATGGATATCATTATACCTATTGGACGTGCAGTGTTTCTAAACTTGGTTATTCTGGAACTGCAATCATATCCCGG ataGAGCCAATTTCAGTCAGATATGGTGTAGGCATATCAGAACATGATAGTGAAGGGCGGCTTGTGATGGTGGAATTTGAATCGTTTTATTTACTAAATGTTTATGTTCCCAATTCTGGAGACGGATTGAAGAGACTG TCATACAGAATTACCCAATGGGACCCATCTCTCAGTAATTATATGAAG GAGTTGGAAAAATTGAAGCCGGTGATTTTGACTGGTGATCTGAATTGTGCTCATCAAGAGATAGACATCTATAATCCTGCG GGAAACCGAAAAAGTGCTGGTTTCACAGACGAAGAAAGGCAATCGTTCGAGACGAGCTATTTGGAAAAGGGGTTTGTCGATACATTTAGACAAAAATACCCTGATGTTGTTGGGTATACATATTGGGGTTATCGTCATGGTGGACGCAAAACCAACAGAG GATGGAGACTCGACTATTTTCTTGTATCGGGAACAATAGCAGAGAAGGTGCACGAGTCTTACATACTCCCTGATGTGGGGGGCAGTGATCATTGCCCAATTGGCCTGGTTCTCAAGTTGTag
- the LOC111784013 gene encoding serine carboxypeptidase-like 45, whose translation MLDFAKLKIGNPLLEFNTDFNSRGTYLWSHGVISDYAYKLLNTVCSISQMTRESIVEGNNISAACSEIDDLVSQQISDFINVYSINVDVCLTQPPAAPGTLHSLTSTRQGDQANVAKSSSTALPQYFEDGKIDVCILNEVDAYLNRADVQEALHARLVGVSSWSLCSGVLNYDLTDLFIPTIQTVGSLLRSGLRVLVYSGDQDAVIPLLGTRTLVNKLAKALKLNDTLPYSPWFYKQQVGGWVEGFGEKNILSFATIRGAAHQAPYTSPGRSLALFTAFLAGQNP comes from the exons ATGTTGGATTTTGCAAAGCTAAAG ATAGGGAATCCATTGCTGGAATTCAACACGGATTTCAATTCAAGAGGCACATATTTATGGTCTCATGGAGTGATTTCAGACTATGCATATAAACTTCTAAACACAGTTTGCAGCATTTCCCAAATGACAAGAGAATCCATTGTTGAAGGCAATAATATCTCAGCTGCATGTTCAGAAATCGATGATTTGGTGTCCCAACAGATCTCTGATTTCATCAATGTGTATTCTATCAATGTGGATGTGTGTTTAACTCAGCCCCCGGCTGCTCCTGGCACCCTCCATTCGCTCACTTCCACCAGACAAGGAGATCAAGCTAACGTAGCCAAATCGTCCTCCACTGCCCTCCCACAATACTTT GAGGATGGAAAGATAGACGTGTGCATATTAAATGAAGTGGATGCATATCTAAACAGAGCGGATGTGCAAGAGGCTCTTCATGCGCGGCTGGTTGGAGTATCTAGTTGGTCCCTATGTAGCGG TGTTTTGAACTATGATTTGACCGACTTATTCATACCCACCATTCAAACTGTTGGTTCACTCCTGCGTTCTGGGCTAAGGGTTTTGGTTtacag TGGAGATCAAGATGCTGTAATTCCATTACTTGGAACTCGAACTCTGGTGAATAAGTTGGCAAAGgctttaaaattaaacgaCACTCTGCCTTACTCACCTTGGTTTTACAAACAACAG GTTGGAGGATGGGTAGAAGGATTTGGGGAGAAGAATATTCTATCATTCGCCACCATTAGAGGAGCAGCTCATCAAGCTCCCTACACTTCTCCAGGGAGATCCTTGGCACTCTTCACAGCTTTCCTAGCAGGACAAAACCCATGA